A single window of Nocardia sp. NBC_01327 DNA harbors:
- a CDS encoding alpha/beta fold hydrolase yields MVGVSDLHIHHFGPSTGPVVLALHGLTGHGQRWQALAEQQLPDVRIIAPDLRGHGRSTGVPPWDFETIVADLVAALAARTGEPVVVLGHSFGAAAAVHLARRHPELVRALVLLDPAIGLAPELMLRIADSTLAHPDYASLADARFDKLETAWADVETQVLEAELAEHLVPTADGRLAWRMTLPAIISYWGQLARDFVLPPPELPTILVQARKVQPPFVTPAFRAALTAKLGDRLTVHEFDCDHMVAQELPAETAALVRAVL; encoded by the coding sequence ATGGTCGGGGTGTCCGATCTTCATATTCATCATTTCGGTCCTTCGACCGGTCCGGTTGTGCTGGCGCTGCACGGCTTGACCGGGCACGGTCAACGCTGGCAGGCGCTGGCTGAGCAGCAGCTGCCCGATGTGCGGATTATTGCGCCGGATCTGCGGGGGCACGGGAGGTCGACCGGCGTGCCGCCGTGGGATTTCGAAACGATCGTCGCGGACCTGGTGGCGGCGCTGGCGGCGCGGACCGGCGAACCGGTGGTAGTGCTCGGGCATTCGTTCGGCGCGGCGGCCGCCGTGCATCTGGCGCGGCGCCATCCCGAGCTGGTGCGCGCGCTGGTCCTGCTGGATCCGGCGATCGGCCTGGCGCCGGAGCTCATGCTGCGCATCGCGGATTCCACTCTGGCGCACCCGGATTACGCGAGCCTGGCGGATGCCCGGTTCGACAAGCTGGAGACCGCCTGGGCCGATGTGGAAACGCAGGTGCTCGAGGCCGAACTGGCCGAGCATCTGGTGCCCACCGCGGACGGCCGGCTGGCCTGGCGCATGACCCTGCCCGCGATCATTTCGTACTGGGGTCAGCTGGCCCGCGATTTCGTGCTGCCACCGCCGGAGCTGCCCACGATCCTGGTGCAGGCGAGGAAGGTGCAGCCGCCGTTCGTGACCCCGGCCTTCCGCGCGGCGCTCACCGCGAAGCTGGGCGACCGGCTGACCGTGCACGAATTCGACTGCGATCACATGGTGGCGCAGGAACTGCCCGCGGAAACCGCCGCGCTCGTCCGCGCCGTGCTCTGA
- a CDS encoding MGMT family protein, which translates to MPTSDAEVERVRELVAAIPPGRVATYGDIAAAAGLSTPRTVGWIMRTDSADLPWHRVLRANGTPAPHLAHRQLVQLAAEGCPVLDDRVDLRRARFHFDSPD; encoded by the coding sequence ATGCCCACCTCCGATGCCGAAGTCGAGCGAGTCCGCGAGCTGGTGGCGGCCATTCCGCCCGGCCGGGTCGCCACCTACGGCGATATCGCCGCCGCCGCGGGTCTGTCCACGCCCCGCACCGTCGGCTGGATCATGCGCACCGATTCCGCGGATCTGCCGTGGCATCGGGTGCTGCGCGCAAATGGCACGCCCGCACCACATTTGGCGCACCGGCAACTGGTGCAGCTCGCCGCGGAGGGCTGTCCGGTCCTCGACGATCGGGTGGACCTGCGGCGCGCCCGGTTTCATTTCGACTCGCCGGACTGA
- a CDS encoding ATP-dependent helicase: MSITARQLADALGLPPPTDEQAAVIEAPTGPTLVVAGAGAGKTETMAARVVWMVANGLVEPEQVLGLTFTRKAAQQLTTRIRTRLSRLAGAPLLRDIDPTGRLRGLLTGSEPEISTYHSYAGRLLTEYGLLLPVEPTATLLTQTQLWQLAYRVVSTWDGDLETDRSPVSVTEAVLALSGQLAEHLVEPRQLATAHVELERLIFTLPAGPRQKGGPKKTLTDLVDTQHERVSLLPLVERLAEELRRRGALDFGAQMSLAARLAALHAEVSVAERTRFRLVLLDEYQDTGHSQRILLSALFGGVHTAPLADSEGEAARAQRSAPTGHQAAQSNRSAADEAAVPPRAGGVEGEALTGQRAEVQPGPLAVTAVGDPMQSIYGWRGASAANLPRFATDFPSAPGVPAPILPLMTSWRNPPEALDLANLVADPLRIAAAAGGGVTVDALRPRPGATPGLVALALTDTVADERVWVAERIKAEWEAAADAGSEPPTSAVLVRRNADAAPLAEALREQGLPVEIVGLGGLLHTPEVADIVATLRLIADPAAGGAAMRILTGARWRIGVADIAALSRRARELSIRRPPGQSADITDTAGLDAALREVAPEPAERAGLGDAIADPGAAEQYSATGYARIVVLGQELGALRERGGQPLAELVADVERTIGVGVETQARRAVAAAGREHLDAFADVVAGYSADHRSSLSGLLDFLSAAEEVENGLEPGEVEVAHDRVQVLTVHAAKGLEWEVVAVPHVVDGTFPSGTGTTTWMGALAELPTHLRGDRQSEGAGDGVPVLSLDDIYDRADLERALDSHKKALGRRRLDEDRRLFYVALTRTERALFVSAHHWAETGAKPKGPSDFLLELKQATEVPGSALSRGVRIDRWDDPPLPDTANPFTDNPLTASWPRDPLGARRGSVEEGAALVKTALTALHVESRPEQIEFDFGLTDSGEFVDADEFDSDTADSADDPDDPEGWASDVDALIAEHLAADQAIREVELPGQLAATSLVDLRADPAKLAARLRRPLPYPPSPFTRRGTAFHAWLQRWFGAGRLLGFDELPGAADTSDNDAELVRLQEAFLASEWADRNPVEVEVSFETSLAGTVIRGRMDAVFRQADGTWIVVDWKTGGEPTAAEEDSVAIQLAVYRLAWARLEAARTGAPEADVLARTTAAFHYVRTLRTIAPEHLAGPEELANLITTAAPRRVVAEPEPAASRPRGAPDRRGADPEAPPPVDVDSLRRQPDSSRPPDPEPPPEENFPPESPFQATTPARPEVESPPDFEPPPDPESLPPDLIR, encoded by the coding sequence GTGAGCATCACTGCTCGTCAACTCGCCGATGCGCTGGGCCTGCCGCCCCCCACCGACGAACAGGCCGCGGTCATCGAGGCCCCGACCGGCCCGACCCTGGTGGTCGCCGGTGCGGGCGCGGGAAAGACCGAGACCATGGCGGCGCGTGTGGTGTGGATGGTCGCCAACGGCCTGGTCGAACCCGAACAGGTGCTGGGCCTCACCTTCACTCGAAAAGCCGCCCAGCAGTTGACCACTCGCATCCGCACCCGGCTGTCCCGCTTGGCGGGTGCGCCGCTGCTGCGCGATATCGACCCCACCGGCCGGCTGCGCGGTCTGCTCACCGGCTCCGAACCGGAGATCAGCACCTACCACTCCTACGCGGGCCGCCTGCTCACCGAATACGGCCTGCTGCTGCCCGTCGAACCCACCGCCACCCTGCTCACCCAGACCCAGCTCTGGCAGCTGGCCTACCGCGTCGTCTCGACCTGGGACGGTGACCTCGAGACCGACCGCAGCCCCGTCTCGGTCACCGAAGCCGTGCTGGCGCTCTCCGGTCAGCTCGCCGAACACCTGGTGGAACCGCGCCAATTGGCCACCGCCCATGTGGAATTGGAGCGGCTGATCTTCACGCTTCCGGCAGGCCCGCGCCAGAAGGGCGGCCCCAAGAAGACTCTCACCGATCTCGTCGACACCCAGCACGAACGAGTCTCCCTGCTGCCGCTGGTGGAGCGCCTCGCCGAAGAGCTGCGCCGTCGCGGCGCCCTGGATTTCGGCGCCCAAATGTCCCTGGCCGCCCGCCTCGCCGCCCTGCACGCCGAGGTCAGCGTCGCCGAACGCACCCGCTTCCGCCTCGTCCTGCTCGACGAATACCAGGACACCGGCCACTCCCAGCGCATCCTGCTCTCTGCTCTTTTCGGCGGCGTCCACACCGCACCGCTCGCCGACTCCGAGGGCGAGGCAGCACGCGCGCAGCGATCAGCGCCAACTGGACACCAAGCGGCGCAGTCGAATCGGTCTGCCGCTGACGAAGCCGCCGTACCCCCGCGCGCGGGAGGAGTCGAGGGTGAGGCGCTCACCGGACAACGCGCCGAAGTCCAGCCGGGACCGCTCGCGGTGACGGCCGTCGGCGATCCTATGCAGTCGATCTACGGCTGGCGCGGTGCGTCGGCCGCGAATCTGCCCCGATTCGCCACCGACTTCCCCAGTGCGCCAGGGGTTCCCGCACCTATCCTGCCGCTCATGACCAGCTGGCGAAATCCCCCGGAGGCCTTGGATCTGGCGAATCTGGTGGCGGATCCACTGCGCATCGCAGCAGCCGCGGGTGGCGGTGTCACGGTGGACGCGCTGCGGCCGCGGCCGGGTGCTACACCGGGTCTGGTGGCCCTGGCGCTCACGGATACCGTTGCGGATGAACGGGTCTGGGTAGCCGAGCGGATCAAGGCCGAATGGGAGGCGGCGGCGGACGCGGGGTCGGAACCACCCACCTCGGCGGTACTGGTGCGGCGCAATGCCGATGCCGCGCCGCTGGCGGAGGCCCTGCGCGAGCAGGGCCTGCCGGTGGAGATCGTCGGCCTGGGCGGACTACTGCACACCCCCGAGGTCGCGGATATCGTTGCGACACTGCGCCTGATCGCCGATCCCGCCGCCGGTGGCGCGGCAATGCGCATTCTCACCGGGGCCCGCTGGCGCATCGGCGTCGCCGATATCGCCGCGCTGTCCCGGCGGGCCCGCGAGCTCTCCATTCGCCGCCCGCCCGGCCAATCGGCGGATATCACCGATACGGCCGGGCTGGACGCGGCCCTGCGGGAGGTCGCCCCGGAGCCCGCCGAGCGCGCGGGACTCGGCGACGCCATCGCTGATCCCGGTGCGGCAGAACAGTATTCGGCGACAGGTTATGCGCGCATCGTGGTGCTCGGCCAGGAACTCGGCGCTCTGCGCGAACGCGGCGGACAACCCCTCGCCGAACTGGTCGCGGACGTCGAACGCACCATCGGCGTCGGCGTGGAGACCCAGGCCCGCCGGGCGGTGGCCGCCGCCGGACGCGAACACCTCGACGCCTTCGCGGATGTGGTCGCCGGATACTCCGCCGACCACCGCTCCTCCCTCAGCGGCCTGCTCGACTTCCTCTCCGCCGCAGAGGAAGTCGAGAACGGCCTGGAACCCGGCGAGGTCGAGGTGGCACACGATCGGGTGCAGGTGCTCACCGTGCACGCCGCCAAGGGACTGGAATGGGAGGTGGTGGCCGTCCCGCATGTGGTGGACGGCACCTTCCCCTCGGGCACCGGCACCACCACCTGGATGGGCGCGCTCGCCGAACTCCCCACCCACCTGCGCGGTGACCGGCAATCGGAGGGCGCGGGCGACGGCGTCCCCGTCCTGAGCCTCGACGATATCTACGATCGCGCCGATCTGGAACGCGCTCTCGACTCGCACAAGAAGGCTCTGGGCCGACGCCGCCTGGATGAGGACCGCCGCCTCTTCTACGTGGCCCTCACCCGTACGGAGCGCGCGCTCTTCGTCTCCGCTCACCACTGGGCGGAGACGGGCGCGAAGCCCAAGGGCCCCTCCGACTTCCTGCTGGAACTGAAGCAGGCCACCGAAGTGCCCGGCTCCGCGCTCTCCCGGGGTGTGCGCATCGACCGCTGGGACGATCCGCCGCTGCCCGATACCGCCAACCCCTTCACCGATAATCCGCTCACCGCGTCCTGGCCCCGCGACCCGCTCGGCGCCCGCCGGGGATCGGTGGAAGAGGGTGCGGCACTGGTCAAGACGGCCCTCACCGCGCTGCATGTCGAATCCCGGCCCGAGCAGATCGAATTCGACTTCGGGCTGACCGACTCCGGCGAATTCGTCGACGCGGACGAATTCGACAGCGACACAGCGGATTCAGCGGACGACCCGGACGACCCCGAGGGCTGGGCATCGGATGTCGATGCCCTGATCGCCGAGCACCTCGCCGCCGATCAGGCGATCCGCGAGGTCGAGCTCCCCGGCCAGCTCGCCGCCACCTCCCTGGTGGACCTGCGCGCCGATCCCGCGAAACTCGCTGCCCGCCTGCGCCGTCCGCTGCCGTATCCGCCGAGCCCGTTCACCCGCCGCGGCACCGCCTTCCACGCCTGGCTGCAACGCTGGTTCGGCGCGGGCCGGTTGCTGGGCTTCGACGAACTGCCCGGTGCGGCCGATACCTCCGACAATGACGCCGAACTCGTCCGCCTGCAGGAGGCCTTCCTCGCTTCCGAGTGGGCCGACCGCAATCCGGTCGAGGTCGAGGTCTCCTTCGAAACCTCGCTGGCCGGCACCGTGATTCGGGGCCGCATGGATGCCGTCTTCCGGCAGGCCGACGGCACCTGGATCGTCGTCGACTGGAAGACCGGCGGCGAACCCACTGCCGCCGAGGAGGATTCGGTCGCCATTCAGCTCGCCGTCTACCGCCTCGCCTGGGCACGCCTCGAGGCCGCCCGCACCGGCGCCCCCGAAGCCGACGTACTCGCCCGCACCACCGCCGCATTCCACTACGTCCGCACTCTCCGCACCATCGCCCCCGAGCATCTCGCGGGCCCGGAGGAACTCGCGAATCTCATCACCACCGCGGCCCCGCGGCGAGTTGTCGCCGAGCCCGAGCCGGCGGCCTCTCGACCGCGCGGCGCCCCGGACCGTCGCGGCGCCGACCCGGAGGCGCCCCCGCCTGTGGACGTCGATTCCCTTCGACGGCAGCCGGATTCGTCGCGTCCCCCCGATCCGGAACCCCCGCCGGAGGAGAACTTCCCGCCGGAATCCCCGTTCCAGGCGACCACCCCGGCACGCCCGGAAGTCGAATCCCCGCCCGACTTCGAGCCCCCACCGGATCCGGAATCCCTGCCCCCGGACCTGATTCGGTAG
- the nudC gene encoding NAD(+) diphosphatase gives MPEFQLNAVPILSRTTLDRAEHLRADEQALKEGWPQAKLLRMNKRGQVRVEGNTVVLESTTTLAAEPAPDAVFLGVDGDLHLWAVRDNTIEGSLSDLRAYGATLELDDFGTGLLSTAIALLNWHDKAHFSAGDGTPTTITNGGWSRTSESGHEEFPRIDPAIICLIHDGADRVLLGRQHTWPEGLFSLLAGFVEAGESLERCVERELREEVGVDVREITYLGSQPWPFPRSLMLGFSAVADPEQPLTFHDGEIVEAHWFTRAEVREALAAGAWGGAKTDARLLLPGSISIARTIVESWAAAS, from the coding sequence GTGCCTGAGTTCCAGCTGAATGCGGTCCCGATTCTTTCCCGTACCACTCTCGATCGGGCGGAACACCTTCGCGCCGATGAGCAAGCACTGAAAGAGGGCTGGCCGCAGGCCAAGCTGCTACGGATGAACAAACGCGGCCAGGTCCGCGTCGAGGGCAATACGGTCGTGCTGGAATCGACCACCACCCTCGCCGCCGAACCGGCCCCCGACGCCGTCTTCCTGGGTGTGGACGGCGACCTGCACCTGTGGGCGGTGCGCGACAACACCATCGAGGGCTCGCTCTCGGACCTGCGCGCCTACGGCGCCACCCTCGAGCTCGACGATTTCGGCACCGGCCTGCTCTCCACCGCCATCGCCCTGCTGAACTGGCATGACAAGGCGCACTTCAGCGCCGGCGACGGCACCCCCACCACGATCACCAACGGCGGCTGGTCGCGCACCAGCGAATCCGGTCACGAAGAGTTCCCGCGCATCGACCCGGCCATCATCTGCCTCATTCACGACGGCGCCGACCGCGTCCTGCTCGGCCGTCAGCACACCTGGCCCGAGGGCCTGTTCTCGCTGCTGGCCGGTTTCGTGGAGGCCGGTGAATCGCTGGAACGCTGCGTCGAGCGCGAACTGCGCGAGGAGGTCGGCGTCGACGTCCGCGAGATCACCTATCTGGGCAGTCAGCCCTGGCCGTTCCCGCGCTCGCTCATGCTCGGCTTTTCCGCCGTCGCCGATCCGGAGCAGCCGCTGACGTTCCACGACGGCGAGATCGTCGAGGCGCACTGGTTCACCCGCGCCGAGGTCCGCGAGGCGCTCGCGGCCGGGGCCTGGGGCGGCGCGAAGACCGATGCCCGCCTGCTGCTGCCCGGCTCCATCTCCATCGCCCGCACCATCGTCGAATCCTGGGCTGCCGCAAGCTGA
- a CDS encoding ATP-dependent helicase: MRSDSSVQLVRRAEAASHLREWDAALRPLFDDPGIDPGWRPWQVLGGPGAGKTALLVDIAAERILAGADPESVLVLTYSKRAATAVRNAITVRIAEADPLLGGVPGATRGPLVRTLHSYAFGLLRTVSATHGNPPPRLLTGSEQDIVIREMLRGELADEAPDWPERLHPALPAAGFAEQLRDLMLRATERGLGPEDLIRLGHTHGHPEWVAAGRFHERYEQIMLLRWSVGMDVPEASAPALDAAELVGAALDALLIDAELLAAERDRLRTVLVDDAQHLDPLAAQLVRAIGSGAATTVIAADPDQSVFTFRGADARFAADPDAPADRRIILRHNHRSATAIQEVVSRITSRLPGAGPHRIRPGARDAANFLRDIAPSDTDASNGHGGVRVRADKAGAIAPPGDGTAEWDVRSDDEILWEEPPFEGEVRVQVLTTPAKEAALIADHLRRAHLTHGVPWSNMAVIVRSVPLSLAPLRRALLAAGVPVRQPPADVPLARRRGAAWALLALRAVTAGDPTRVRHPRPIPFTADDALDLLAGPLGGADQISLRRLRRGIRRTVLELGYPDRAPEDHDGDEPVRTADYLASERYTTMPSTVADATDSDGSSSVSAPNDSVAATDSPAGDGGSGRIEPAADSGAAVPTPVATTAGGEARRSTGRSAADLDGDGAGADRFADLDRSSAEILRDLLVGAGNRVLLERLTEVEAAPLRRVLKALGRARKVRGGGGGLEDTLWGLWTGSTLERRWVGQSERGGAVGLQADRDLDAVVGLFEAAAAYVDRLPHATIEGFVEYLEQQVIPQDNAPHTDPGEAVTICSAHAAAGREWDTVTVAAVQEGIWPNLRPRGTLLGVEDLVDLLAGVGDTGEKVSRAAPLLAEERRLLLVACSRARRSLLVTAVESVTGDQDLVPSRFLAELDADAADGQPGRIPPPVDPGRALAMHTLIAELRSAACDPETTPERRSRAARQLARLARAGVRGAHPDDWYGTAELSSESPLWNSEDGSVALSPSTVEQLKTCPLRWALERHGGSDGENPHALKGNLVHTLVQALAGQVTEAQVKVALVKAWKKVDPTARDGENWYSRAELRRTETMVDTFLAWLRNTRDELTSIGVEVPVDCILPARTPGELPVRISGRMDRLERDAMGRFVIVDVKTGKTPITKQAAEEHAQLATYQVAAAAGALGDGEPGGARLVYVAKPSARDGAATERMQPALDDGGIELWRGVIHDAAASSTGPSYLAMRNEGCRHCKVAGSCPVQDTGRQVTDE, translated from the coding sequence ATGCGATCGGATAGCTCGGTGCAATTGGTGCGCCGGGCCGAGGCAGCCTCCCACCTCCGGGAGTGGGATGCCGCCCTCCGGCCGCTGTTCGACGACCCCGGCATCGATCCCGGCTGGCGGCCGTGGCAGGTGCTGGGCGGTCCGGGCGCGGGCAAGACCGCCCTGCTGGTGGATATCGCGGCCGAACGCATTCTGGCCGGGGCGGATCCGGAATCGGTGCTGGTGCTCACCTATTCGAAACGGGCCGCCACCGCGGTGCGTAATGCCATTACTGTCCGAATTGCCGAGGCCGATCCATTGCTGGGAGGGGTACCAGGCGCCACTCGCGGCCCATTGGTGCGCACCCTGCACTCCTATGCCTTCGGTCTCCTGCGCACCGTGTCGGCCACCCACGGCAATCCGCCCCCGCGCCTGCTTACCGGTTCCGAGCAGGACATTGTCATTCGGGAAATGCTGCGCGGCGAACTCGCCGACGAGGCGCCGGACTGGCCGGAGCGGCTGCATCCCGCATTGCCCGCCGCTGGATTCGCTGAACAGTTGCGGGATCTCATGCTGCGCGCCACCGAGCGCGGACTCGGTCCCGAGGACCTCATCCGGCTCGGACATACCCACGGACACCCCGAATGGGTCGCCGCCGGGCGATTCCACGAACGCTACGAGCAGATCATGCTGCTGCGCTGGTCGGTCGGTATGGACGTACCCGAGGCCAGTGCGCCCGCCCTCGACGCCGCCGAACTGGTCGGCGCGGCCCTCGATGCCCTGCTGATCGACGCCGAACTGCTGGCCGCCGAGCGCGATCGGCTGCGCACCGTCCTCGTCGACGACGCCCAGCATCTGGATCCCCTTGCGGCCCAACTCGTTCGAGCCATCGGCAGTGGCGCGGCCACCACCGTGATCGCCGCCGACCCCGACCAGTCCGTCTTCACCTTCCGCGGCGCCGACGCCCGCTTCGCCGCCGACCCCGATGCCCCCGCCGACCGCCGAATCATCCTGCGCCACAACCACCGATCCGCCACCGCCATCCAGGAGGTCGTCTCCCGCATCACCTCCCGCCTCCCGGGCGCCGGCCCGCACCGCATCCGCCCCGGAGCCCGGGACGCCGCGAATTTCCTGCGCGATATCGCCCCATCCGATACCGACGCATCGAACGGTCACGGCGGTGTGAGGGTTCGGGCCGACAAGGCGGGTGCGATCGCGCCGCCCGGGGACGGCACGGCCGAGTGGGATGTGCGGTCCGACGACGAGATCCTCTGGGAAGAGCCGCCATTCGAGGGTGAGGTGCGTGTGCAGGTGCTCACCACCCCGGCCAAGGAAGCCGCCCTCATTGCCGACCACCTCCGCCGCGCCCACCTCACCCACGGCGTCCCCTGGTCGAATATGGCCGTCATCGTCCGCTCGGTCCCGCTGTCCCTGGCCCCCCTGCGCCGCGCCCTGCTGGCCGCCGGTGTGCCCGTCCGCCAGCCCCCCGCCGACGTCCCCCTCGCCCGCCGCCGCGGCGCCGCCTGGGCCCTGCTCGCCCTGCGCGCCGTCACCGCCGGCGACCCCACCCGCGTCCGCCATCCCCGCCCCATCCCCTTCACCGCCGACGATGCCCTCGACCTCCTCGCGGGCCCCCTCGGCGGCGCGGACCAGATCAGCCTCCGCCGCCTCCGCCGCGGCATCCGCCGTACCGTCCTCGAACTCGGCTACCCCGACCGCGCCCCCGAGGATCACGACGGCGACGAACCCGTCCGCACCGCGGATTACCTTGCGAGCGAGCGCTATACGACCATGCCATCGACGGTAGCGGACGCCACCGACAGCGACGGCTCGTCCTCGGTGAGCGCACCGAACGACTCGGTGGCGGCCACCGACTCGCCCGCCGGTGACGGCGGCTCCGGTCGCATCGAACCTGCCGCGGACTCCGGTGCTGCCGTGCCAACGCCGGTCGCCACTACAGCGGGAGGCGAGGCGCGCCGCAGTACCGGCCGTTCCGCCGCGGATCTCGACGGCGATGGTGCGGGTGCTGATCGCTTCGCGGATCTGGATCGGTCGTCGGCGGAGATTCTGCGAGATCTGTTGGTGGGGGCGGGGAATCGGGTGCTGCTCGAGCGGCTCACCGAGGTGGAGGCCGCACCGTTGCGGCGGGTGCTGAAGGCGCTGGGGCGGGCGCGCAAGGTGCGGGGGGGCGGGGGTGGGCTGGAGGACACGCTGTGGGGGTTGTGGACCGGATCGACGCTGGAGCGGCGCTGGGTGGGGCAGTCCGAGCGCGGGGGAGCGGTGGGGCTGCAAGCCGACCGCGATCTCGATGCGGTGGTGGGCTTGTTCGAGGCGGCCGCGGCCTATGTGGACCGGCTGCCGCACGCCACCATCGAGGGTTTTGTGGAATACCTGGAGCAGCAGGTGATTCCGCAGGACAATGCGCCGCATACCGATCCGGGCGAAGCGGTGACCATCTGCAGTGCGCACGCCGCCGCGGGCCGGGAGTGGGACACCGTCACCGTCGCCGCGGTGCAGGAGGGCATCTGGCCCAATCTGCGCCCGCGCGGCACCCTGCTCGGTGTCGAGGATCTGGTGGATCTGCTTGCCGGAGTGGGGGATACGGGTGAGAAGGTGAGCCGTGCCGCCCCACTGCTCGCCGAGGAGCGGCGACTGCTGCTGGTGGCGTGCAGCCGGGCGCGCCGTTCCCTGCTGGTGACGGCGGTCGAATCCGTCACCGGCGACCAGGATCTGGTGCCCTCGCGCTTCCTCGCCGAACTCGACGCCGACGCGGCCGACGGGCAGCCCGGCCGCATACCGCCGCCGGTCGATCCCGGCCGCGCCCTCGCCATGCATACGCTGATCGCCGAATTGCGCAGTGCCGCATGTGATCCCGAGACCACACCGGAGCGCCGCTCCCGCGCCGCCCGCCAGCTTGCCCGGCTGGCCCGGGCCGGGGTGCGCGGTGCGCACCCGGACGACTGGTACGGCACCGCCGAACTGTCCTCCGAAAGTCCGCTCTGGAACAGCGAGGACGGTTCGGTCGCGCTCTCGCCCTCCACGGTGGAGCAGCTCAAGACCTGCCCGCTGCGCTGGGCGCTGGAACGCCACGGCGGCAGCGACGGCGAGAATCCGCACGCCCTCAAGGGCAATCTTGTGCACACGCTGGTGCAGGCGCTCGCCGGTCAGGTCACCGAGGCCCAGGTCAAAGTCGCGCTGGTCAAGGCCTGGAAAAAGGTCGATCCCACCGCGCGCGACGGCGAGAACTGGTACTCCCGAGCCGAATTGCGCCGCACCGAAACCATGGTCGACACCTTCCTGGCCTGGTTGCGCAATACCCGCGACGAACTCACCTCCATCGGCGTCGAGGTGCCGGTGGACTGCATCCTGCCCGCACGCACGCCCGGCGAACTCCCGGTGCGGATCAGCGGGCGCATGGACCGCCTCGAACGAGATGCCATGGGCCGCTTCGTCATCGTCGATGTGAAGACCGGCAAGACGCCGATCACCAAGCAGGCGGCCGAGGAGCACGCGCAGCTGGCCACCTATCAGGTAGCGGCCGCGGCGGGCGCACTCGGCGACGGCGAACCCGGCGGCGCCCGCCTGGTCTACGTGGCCAAACCCAGCGCCCGGGACGGCGCGGCCACCGAACGCATGCAGCCCGCACTCGACGACGGCGGAATCGAGCTGTGGCGCGGCGTGATCCACGATGCCGCGGCCTCCTCGACCGGTCCCAGCTATCTGGCCATGCGCAATGAGGGCTGCCGCCACTGCAAGGTCGCGGGCAGCTGCCCCGTCCAGGACACCGGACGCCAGGTGACCGACGAGTGA
- a CDS encoding potassium channel family protein has product MFGDSSRGLAHLTDRPDFALVGILRVPTAQASPWQALVRRLGMAVLLLAVATAVVYFGRDGYHDNARERMSLLDSAYYATVSLSTTGYGDITPVTPTARLINILVVTPLRILFLIVLVGTTLAVLTERSRQAFKIQRWRHSVRNHTVVVGYGTKGRTAIDAMLGDGVQASNIVVVDTDPVVLEAAANAGLVTVLGSATRSDVLHLAGVARASAVVVAANRDDTAVLVTLTAREINPKARISAAVREAENTHLLRQSGADSVVVSSETAGRLLGIATTTPSVVEMIEDLLTPEAGFAISEREVDPEEIGGSPRHLRDIVLGVVRADVLIRVGDPETDALETGDKLLYLRRVQS; this is encoded by the coding sequence GTGTTCGGTGATTCTTCGAGGGGTTTGGCCCATCTCACCGACCGCCCGGATTTCGCGCTGGTCGGCATTCTGCGGGTGCCGACCGCGCAGGCCAGCCCCTGGCAGGCGCTGGTGCGGCGACTGGGTATGGCGGTGCTGCTGCTGGCCGTCGCCACCGCGGTGGTGTACTTCGGCCGGGACGGCTATCACGACAATGCCCGCGAGCGCATGTCGCTGCTGGACTCCGCGTACTACGCGACGGTCTCGCTGTCGACCACGGGCTACGGCGACATCACACCGGTCACCCCTACCGCGCGGCTCATCAATATTCTCGTGGTCACCCCGCTGCGGATCCTCTTCCTCATCGTTCTGGTCGGCACCACGCTGGCCGTACTCACCGAACGATCCCGGCAGGCTTTCAAGATTCAGCGATGGAGGCACAGCGTGCGTAATCACACCGTGGTCGTCGGCTACGGCACCAAGGGCCGCACCGCGATCGACGCCATGCTCGGCGACGGCGTGCAGGCCTCCAATATCGTGGTCGTCGATACCGATCCCGTGGTGCTCGAGGCCGCCGCCAATGCCGGACTGGTGACGGTGCTCGGCTCGGCCACCAGGTCCGATGTACTGCATCTCGCGGGTGTCGCCCGTGCGTCCGCGGTGGTGGTCGCGGCCAATCGCGACGACACCGCCGTCCTGGTGACCCTCACCGCCCGCGAGATCAATCCCAAGGCGCGCATCTCCGCCGCCGTCCGCGAGGCCGAGAACACCCATCTGCTGCGGCAATCCGGCGCGGACTCGGTCGTGGTCTCCTCCGAGACCGCGGGCCGTCTGCTCGGCATCGCCACCACCACCCCCAGCGTGGTGGAGATGATCGAAGACCTGCTCACCCCCGAGGCCGGCTTCGCCATCTCCGAACGAGAGGTCGACCCCGAGGAGATCGGCGGTTCGCCCCGCCACCTCCGCGATATCGTCCTCGGCGTGGTCCGCGCGGACGTTCTCATCCGTGTCGGCGATCCCGAAACCGATGCCCTCGAAACCGGCGACAAACTCCTCTACCTGCGCCGCGTCCAATCCTGA